The following coding sequences are from one Lolium rigidum isolate FL_2022 chromosome 6, APGP_CSIRO_Lrig_0.1, whole genome shotgun sequence window:
- the LOC124662352 gene encoding chloride channel protein CLC-c-like, with translation MVRPVAARETVAEPPTPLATPMSATAPTSARSVRWGDLEDAAGALDRPLLRQRGANTTSQMAVVGANVCPIESLDYEIVENDVYKQDWRSRGKIQVFHYQVMKWVLALLVGSVVGLVGFFNNIAVENIAGYKLLLTSNLMKQNRNLEAFLLFMACNVVLAASAAAICAYFAPAAAGSGIPEVKSYLNGVDAHSILAPSTLLVKIIGSIFGVSAGFVLGKEGPMVHTGACIASLLGQGGSRKYGLTWNWIRYFKNDLDRRDLITCGAAAGVTAAFRAPVGGVLFALEEATSWWRSALLWRTFSTTAVALMVLKSLIEYCRSGNCGLFGEGGLIMFDVSSRVTTYTAVDIVVVIVLGILGGLFGALFNHLLGRVLRKYGFINEKGAPYKILLTAFISIVSSCCSFGLSSLSPCIPCPPDLPAGRCPTIGRSGNFKKFWCPAGQYNALASLFLNTNDDAIRNLFSGGTDSEFNVWTLLVFFMAIYSLALITYGVAVPSGLFIPVILSGATFGRLLGKVFGSGTGLDTGLFALLGAASFLGGTMRMTVSVCVILLELTNDLLLLPLIMLVLLISKTVADCFNKGVYDQIVQMKGLPFLEVHGEACMRSLVAGDVISGPVITFSSVERVGAVVSTLRRTGHNGFPVIEDEPFAPAPELCGLVLRSHLLVLLQGKVFTRARVKTSAAEVFRKLKPFDFAKVGSSGKALEVDELGLTDEDMEMYVDLHPITNRSPYTVAENMSLAKAAVLFRDLGLRHMCVVPRTPGRPPVLGVLTRHDFMPQYIRGLFQNVLRE, from the exons ATGGTTAGACCCGTGGCTGCACGAGAAACTGTCGCCGAGCCGCCAACGCCGCTGGCGACGCCGATGTCGGCAACGGCACCGACGTCTGCAAGGTCGGTGAGGTGGGGAGACCTCGAGGATGCGGCCGGCGCGCTGGATCGGCCGCTGCTGCGTCAGCGCGGCGCCAACACGACGTCCCAGATGGCCGTCGTCGGCGCCAACGTCTGCCCCATCGAGAGTCTCGACTACGA AATCGTCGAGAACGACGTGTACAAACAGGACTGGAGATCCAGGGGGAAGATCCAGGTCTTCCACTACCAGGTCATGAAATGGGTCCTGGCACTCCTTGTGGGATCAGTCGTTGGCCTTGTAGGGTTCTTCAACAACATCGCCGTCGAGAACATCGCCGGGTACAAGCTGCTCCTGACCAGCAACCTCATGAAGCAAAACAG GAACCTGGAGGCGTTCCTTCTGTTCATGGCTTGCAACGTGGTGCTGGCGGCCTCCGCAGCTGCGATTTGCGCCTACTTCGCCCCCGCGGCAGCCGGCTCTGGCATACCGGAGGTGAAGTCCTATCTGAACGGCGTCGACGCGCACTCCATCTTAGCGCCCAGCACCCTCTTAGTGAAG ATTATTGGCTCCATATTTGGGGTGTCTGCCGGTTTTGTGCTGGGCAAGGAAGGGCCGATGGTGCACACTGGTGCCTGCATTGCCTCCTTGCTCGGCCAAGGCGGTTCGCGCAAGTATGGCCTCACCTGGAACTGGATCAGGTACTTCAAGAACGACTTGGATCGCAGGGACCTGATCACATGCGGCGCTGCGGCAGGCGTCACTGCGGCTTTCCGTGCCCCCGTCGGCGGTGTCCTCTTTGCGCTTGAGGAGGCAACTTCTTG GTGGCGGAGCGCTCTTCTCTGGAGGACATTCTCCACGACAGCGGTGGCATTGATGGTGCTGAAGTCTCTGATTGAGTACTGCCGCAGTGGCAACTGCGGCCTTTTCGGCGAAGGCGGTCTGATCATGTTCGATGTCAGCTCACGGGTGACGACGTACACCGCCGTAGACATCGTCGTGGTCATAGTGCTTGGCATCCTGGGTGGGTTGTTCGGAGCCCTCTTCAACCACCTCCTCGGCCGGGTCCTTCGCAAATATGGCTTCATCAACGA GAAGGGCGCGCCATACAAGATCCTTTTGACGGCATTCATCTCCATTGTCAGCTCATGCTGCTCCTTCGGCCTGTCATCGCTGTCGCCGTGCATCCCCTGCCCGCCCGATCTTCCCGCAGGCAGGTGCCCGACTATCGGCCGGTCCGGCAACTTCAAGAAGTTCTGGTGCCCGGCAGGGCAGTACAATGCGCTGGCCTCCCTATTCCTCAACACCAACGACGACGCTATCCGCAACCTCTTCAGCGGGGGCACCGACAGCGAGTTCAATGTGTGGACGCTGCTGGTCTTCTTCATGGCCATCTACTCCCTCGCCCTTATTACATACGGGGTCGCCGTGCCATCGGGCCTATTCATCCCTGTCATCCTCTCCGGCGCCACATTCGGCCGCCTCCTCGGTAAGGTATTCGGATCCGGGACCGGCCTCGACACAGGCCTCTTCGCGCTCCTTGGCGCCGCATCCTTCCTCGGCGGCACGATgcggatgacggtgtcggtgtgcGTGATCCTGCTGGAGCTCACCAAcgacctgctgctgctgccgctcatCATGCTTGTCCTGCTCATCTCCAAGACGGTGGCGGACTGCTTCAACAAGGGCGTGTACGACCAGATCGTGCAGATGAAGGGGCTGCCCTTCCTGGAGGTGCACGGCGAGGCGTGCATGCGGAGCCTGGTCGCCGGCGACGTCATTTCTGGGCCCGTCATCACCTTCTCCAGCGTGGAGCGCGTGGGGGCCGTGGTGTCCACGCTGCGGCGGACGGGCCACAACGGGTTCCCCGTGATCGAGGACGAGCCCTTCGCGCCGGCGCCGGAGCTGTGCGGCCTCGTGCTGCGCTCCCACCTGCTCGTGCTGCTCcagggaaaggtcttcaccagggCCCGCGTCAAGACCAGCGCCGCCGAGGTGTTCCGCAAGCTCAAGCCCTTCGACTTCGCCAAGGTCGGCTCGTCCGGGAAGGCGCTGGAGGTGGACGAGCTGGGGCTCACCGACGAGGACATGGAGATGTACGTGGACCTCCACCCCATCACCAACCGCTCGCCCTACACCGTCGCCGAGAACATGTCGCTCGCCAAGGCCGCCGTGCTcttccgcgacctcggcctccgcCACATGTGCGTCGTCCCCAGGACGCCAGGG AGGCCGCCGGTGCTGGGCGTCCTGACCAGGCACGACTTCATGCCGCAGTACATCCGCGGGCTGTTCCAGAATGTCCTTCGTGAGTAG